A window from Pirellulales bacterium encodes these proteins:
- the gltX gene encoding glutamate--tRNA ligase has protein sequence MVRTRFAPSPTGYLHIGGVRTALFCWLFARRYGGQFLLRIDDTDQERNVEAALAPILHGFRWLGIDWDEGPEVGGPHAPYYQSQRLPLYQAAAVKLLEGGFAYRDYATTDELQAEREQAQKEKRPFLYSRRWMAETAADRKRFESEGRQGVVRLKMPREGKLVIHDHIRGDVEFDWAREQDHVVQRADGTCLYHLASVVDDFDFEITHVIRAEEHLSNTPRQIFIAQALGYPLPEYAHLPFVAEPGSKTKLSKRKLDKYLKNRDFAQLMEHGQRIAAALGLQTAAESFNPVIADFYEQVGYLPEAIINYLLLLGWSFDDKREFFTREEMVASFSLDRVTKAPASLDGKKLWAFEDHYMQALPLKQKVAMMLPYLQRVGLVSSPPPCDVGPKLTRIIAAAGDRIKVAGDILLYADFFFADHFAYDPSAVEKNLRKPGALELLAKLKQRLAAIEPFDVEPLETALQQFIADERIKIGDVIHALRVAVTGKAVGPGLYDCLAILGRETSLARIQRALDEFSGSSG, from the coding sequence ATGGTCCGCACCCGTTTTGCTCCCAGTCCGACCGGCTATCTGCACATTGGCGGCGTGCGCACGGCCTTGTTCTGCTGGCTCTTCGCTCGACGATATGGCGGACAGTTTCTGCTGCGGATCGACGACACGGATCAGGAGCGGAACGTCGAGGCGGCGCTGGCCCCGATCCTGCACGGCTTTCGTTGGCTGGGGATCGATTGGGACGAGGGACCGGAAGTCGGCGGGCCGCATGCGCCGTACTATCAATCGCAGCGCCTGCCGCTCTATCAAGCGGCAGCCGTAAAGCTGTTGGAGGGCGGTTTCGCTTATCGCGACTACGCGACGACTGACGAGCTACAGGCCGAGCGCGAGCAAGCCCAGAAAGAGAAGCGGCCGTTTCTCTATAGCCGCCGCTGGATGGCCGAGACGGCGGCCGATCGGAAGCGCTTCGAGTCCGAGGGGCGGCAGGGGGTCGTGCGGCTGAAGATGCCGCGTGAGGGGAAGCTCGTGATTCACGACCATATTCGCGGCGACGTCGAGTTCGATTGGGCCCGAGAGCAGGACCACGTCGTCCAGAGGGCGGACGGCACTTGCCTCTATCATCTGGCCAGCGTCGTCGATGATTTCGATTTCGAAATCACGCACGTCATTCGGGCCGAGGAGCATCTCTCGAACACGCCGCGGCAGATTTTCATCGCCCAGGCGCTCGGATATCCGCTTCCCGAATACGCTCACCTGCCGTTTGTCGCGGAGCCGGGGAGCAAGACCAAACTCAGCAAGCGAAAGCTCGACAAGTATCTGAAGAACCGCGATTTTGCCCAACTCATGGAACATGGCCAGCGCATCGCCGCGGCCCTCGGCCTGCAAACGGCCGCGGAATCATTCAACCCCGTGATCGCGGATTTCTACGAGCAAGTCGGTTACTTGCCCGAGGCCATCATCAACTATCTGCTGCTGCTGGGGTGGTCATTCGACGACAAGCGGGAGTTCTTCACGCGCGAGGAGATGGTCGCCAGCTTCTCGCTCGATCGCGTGACGAAGGCCCCGGCCAGCCTCGACGGCAAAAAGCTATGGGCCTTTGAAGATCACTACATGCAGGCACTGCCGCTCAAGCAGAAGGTGGCGATGATGCTGCCCTATCTCCAGCGCGTCGGACTCGTATCGAGCCCGCCTCCCTGCGATGTCGGCCCGAAGCTGACGCGGATCATCGCGGCGGCCGGCGACCGGATCAAAGTGGCCGGCGATATCCTGCTTTACGCCGACTTCTTCTTTGCCGACCATTTCGCTTACGATCCGTCAGCAGTGGAGAAAAACCTCCGCAAGCCGGGGGCGCTCGAGTTGCTGGCGAAGCTCAAGCAGCGGTTGGCGGCGATTGAGCCGTTTGACGTCGAGCCGCTGGAAACGGCGCTGCAACAGTTCATCGCCGACGAGAGGATTAAGATCGGCGACGTGATCCATGCCTTGCGAGTGGCCGTGACCGGCAAAGCGGTCGGGCCGGGGCTCTACGACTGCTTGGCTATCCTTGGCCGGGAAACCAGCCTGGCTCGCATCCAACGGGCACTCGACGAGTTTTCCGGCAGTAGCGGATAG
- a CDS encoding GGDEF domain-containing protein, with the protein MSLEMLLGEFDLSTIGLPTPLALAIVSVIGYLLGKRRQSGREETENQSRRELKRAQAVAKELEKIAELVRRHLATHHASVVRFKNRMVSLGGTQNESAWQELCQESESMLKPTLKLAAQLANAYDEIRQQSNHLMTFTEVRTDPLTGVSNRRALDETLGSMFAIMNRYELPFSIVIVDIDHFKKINDEQGHLYGDSILKLVAKVLDDNVRDTDVVTRYGGEEFVIVMPQTPLGGACIFSDRLRESIEQKLPLTVSGGVSAAVDGDNPQTLLARADAALYSAKAAGRNRVYYHTGLEIRSASDNETSPDSQSPAATERAEIEAVLPQEQASR; encoded by the coding sequence GTGTCGCTCGAAATGCTGCTTGGCGAGTTTGATTTGTCGACAATCGGGCTTCCCACGCCGTTGGCGTTGGCGATCGTGTCGGTGATCGGTTACCTCCTCGGCAAGCGCCGGCAATCCGGCCGGGAAGAGACCGAGAATCAGTCGCGCCGCGAATTGAAACGGGCCCAGGCCGTGGCCAAGGAATTGGAAAAGATCGCCGAATTGGTGCGGCGGCATTTGGCCACGCACCACGCCAGCGTCGTGCGGTTCAAGAACCGCATGGTCTCGCTCGGAGGCACCCAGAACGAATCTGCCTGGCAAGAACTCTGCCAAGAGTCGGAAAGCATGCTCAAGCCGACTCTCAAATTGGCCGCCCAATTGGCCAACGCCTACGACGAAATCCGCCAGCAGTCGAACCACCTGATGACGTTCACCGAAGTGCGAACGGATCCACTGACCGGCGTGAGCAATCGCCGGGCGCTCGACGAGACGCTCGGCTCGATGTTCGCAATCATGAACCGCTACGAGCTGCCGTTTTCGATCGTGATCGTCGATATCGACCACTTCAAGAAGATCAACGACGAGCAAGGGCATCTTTACGGCGACAGCATCCTCAAATTGGTGGCCAAGGTGCTGGACGACAACGTGCGCGACACCGACGTCGTAACGCGCTACGGCGGTGAGGAATTCGTGATCGTCATGCCACAGACGCCGCTGGGGGGAGCTTGCATCTTCAGCGATCGACTGCGGGAGAGTATCGAGCAGAAACTGCCGCTAACGGTAAGTGGCGGAGTCTCGGCGGCCGTCGATGGCGACAATCCGCAGACCTTGCTCGCCCGAGCCGACGCCGCGCTCTACAGCGCCAAGGCGGCGGGGCGCAATCGCGTCTACTACCACACCGGCCTGGAAATCCGCTCCGCCTCCGACAACGAGACCAGTCCGGATTCGCAATCGCCGGCGGCGACCGAACGTGCCGAGATCGAAGCGGTGCTGCCGCAGGAGCAGGCAAGCCGATGA
- a CDS encoding tetratricopeptide repeat protein, whose protein sequence is MPAPIRPVDEHGFPIPTKFEDWPRGGEDEPRPPRRSISQRMGRWKWLFLLLVPGLLFGRQLVDFGRDLVAGFQMQRAWRDLQVGELRKAKAHIDRAIEWEPDAGARAADLSLRARVREKLQDLDGSLRDCDQAIALWNEVKTLRKASDDLPETYRQRAWVLQRLGRHREALADCKAALESCPRWSVNRDPTLYPNLLNERAYISALSGLEVEAGLQDIEQAIRELGDDKAELLDTRACLRYRLGQYDAALRDMQVAIRSVTARRSHFRLGWDADQVHAFSDDRDDSQITDQELAVMYRHEGEIYRKLSDDPRKTDRTHLRKLADADLEKAALHGFDPSGGESLEANEAKGPTVEAGKQSGQSTKDGTEPKTIGEL, encoded by the coding sequence ATGCCCGCACCGATCCGCCCCGTTGACGAACACGGATTTCCAATCCCTACCAAGTTCGAGGACTGGCCGCGCGGCGGCGAAGACGAACCGCGTCCGCCGCGGCGCTCGATTTCTCAGCGCATGGGGCGGTGGAAGTGGCTGTTCCTGCTATTGGTGCCCGGGCTATTATTCGGCCGGCAGTTGGTCGATTTTGGGCGCGATCTGGTCGCCGGATTTCAAATGCAGCGTGCTTGGCGCGATCTTCAGGTCGGCGAACTGCGAAAGGCCAAGGCCCACATCGATCGGGCGATTGAATGGGAACCCGATGCCGGGGCCCGTGCCGCGGATTTGTCGCTACGGGCCAGGGTCCGTGAGAAGCTCCAAGACCTCGATGGCAGCCTGAGGGATTGCGACCAGGCAATCGCGCTGTGGAATGAAGTCAAGACGCTGCGCAAGGCATCCGACGACTTGCCTGAGACTTATCGGCAGCGCGCCTGGGTGCTGCAACGGCTGGGGCGCCACCGCGAAGCGCTTGCCGACTGCAAGGCGGCCTTGGAATCCTGCCCGCGATGGAGTGTCAATCGGGATCCCACGCTCTACCCGAACTTGCTCAACGAGCGGGCGTACATCTCCGCGCTGTCGGGCCTTGAGGTGGAAGCCGGCTTGCAAGACATCGAACAGGCCATCCGCGAACTCGGCGACGACAAGGCCGAGTTGCTCGACACGCGCGCCTGTCTCCGTTACCGGCTCGGCCAATACGACGCAGCCTTGCGCGACATGCAAGTTGCGATTCGCAGCGTGACAGCGCGTCGAAGTCACTTTCGATTAGGTTGGGACGCGGACCAGGTTCATGCCTTCAGCGACGATCGAGATGATTCACAGATTACCGATCAAGAACTCGCCGTCATGTACCGCCACGAGGGAGAGATCTATCGCAAGCTGAGTGATGATCCAAGAAAGACCGATCGGACGCATCTTAGAAAACTGGCCGACGCCGATCTTGAGAAGGCCGCGTTGCACGGTTTCGATCCAAGCGGCGGCGAATCCCTCGAAGCAAACGAAGCTAAGGGACCAACGGTCGAAGCCGGCAAGCAGTCAGGACAAAGTACGAAAGACGGAACCGAGCCAAAAACGATTGGCGAACTCTGA
- the ccsA gene encoding cytochrome c biogenesis protein CcsA, translated as MATNVFPVDKPIRPGGFVPAPARRDTALFERIFRPLASLKLTVVLFAMAIFIIWSGTLAQKESGIWVAIGQYFRTWFAFVEFKIFFFFLARPPNGTSGFFFPGGRLIGVLMAINLLAAHAVRFKMQARDWRLPAGLAVIAAGIGLLGLVVVVGNHLSGVQAGSPVEWSTLWFIFKLGLAAVVAAGIAGLSLLNWSRRFERNLLLVGTLILAASLAWLLYRNDFVPNPSSLRIVWQLIEGEAVGLTLLAGCLLLFKKRAGIVLIHAGVGLMMFNELFVDVTAKEPQQLTVREGQARNFAEDSRTCELAVVDKSAPKTDDVVVIPQSRLRPGDLIHDDNLPFDLRVLQFIENSELADPAPGDKTIATAGAGLDNIAVAVSPGKGTDTSSKVDVASAYVELLKKGTHDPVETHLVSVNLEKPDRIEFDGKEYEIALRFKRVYKPYVVRLVKTEEVDWPGTTMPRYYSSDIHLVSTNSPEDRHDHIWMNNPLRFGGETFYQSGFTQIGDVKYSTLSVVDNTGWMIPYIGCMIVATGLLAHFLGVLLRFTRRLSPGQQSALQASGGIPADAILLSEKSDRAAKPLWLSTAADFFPWVVVAVLAGWALSKAIVPGASPDAMHLFEFGEIPVMHEGRIKPIDTLARTSLWAITDAQTYVDDQGRTRPAIEWLLDVVADPERANKQQVVHIDNPDVLNMLGLPRRKSLRYSIDELSDHMPDMKQQVDKAEATDPERRSAYQERILDLARRITAYIVLREAFDPTQFPGLPSEQEIKENPRSAFDSTLEISHQWDRPGKNSQEKPKPLIVPMDTLGGEWHSYASAVVLAYVNATALQQPPDEATRSLASMFKAYGKRDVAGFNTELAKYRAQLDAAPPKPFEPAAVNFEAFFNHFAPFECAFWLYLFAIVLACLGLLGWLLGWSGPFNKAAFGVIVFALALHTFAVIARIYISGWPPVTTLYSAAVFIAWAAVLLGIVLELVYRIGIGNLIAGAAGAVALGTAQLIFEVLDTGKDTIVVPEAVLATQFWLGTHVVCVSLGYATTFVAALIGFSYIMFGLFTPLLGYRLDLRTMSVEPSLTNANLGRGASVGTTTIGKVFANMIYGSVCCAIFFSFVGTVLGGLWADDSWGRFWGWDPKENGALIIVLWNALVLHALWDGIVKDRGLAVLALGGNIAMIWSYFGVNFLGVGLHSYGFTDAGVWVVPGIIVACHLALMALGSIPRRFWWSNRAAAA; from the coding sequence ATGGCGACGAACGTATTCCCGGTCGATAAACCGATCAGGCCCGGAGGATTTGTACCGGCGCCCGCGCGCCGGGACACCGCATTGTTCGAGCGGATCTTCCGGCCATTGGCATCGCTAAAGCTGACGGTGGTCCTGTTCGCGATGGCGATCTTCATCATTTGGTCCGGTACGCTGGCACAGAAGGAAAGTGGCATTTGGGTTGCCATCGGACAATACTTTCGCACTTGGTTTGCCTTTGTCGAATTCAAGATATTTTTCTTTTTTCTGGCGCGGCCGCCCAATGGGACGAGCGGCTTCTTCTTTCCGGGCGGGCGATTGATCGGCGTGTTGATGGCGATCAATTTGCTGGCGGCCCATGCGGTGCGTTTCAAGATGCAGGCTCGAGATTGGCGTTTGCCCGCCGGGCTGGCGGTGATCGCGGCGGGGATTGGCTTGCTTGGCCTGGTGGTCGTCGTGGGAAACCACTTGTCGGGGGTGCAAGCCGGGAGTCCAGTTGAATGGTCGACGTTATGGTTCATTTTCAAGCTCGGTCTCGCCGCGGTCGTGGCAGCCGGAATCGCCGGACTATCGCTTCTGAATTGGTCGCGGCGGTTTGAGCGGAACCTGCTGTTGGTGGGAACGTTGATTCTTGCCGCGTCGCTCGCATGGCTTCTCTATCGAAACGACTTCGTGCCAAATCCGTCATCGCTCCGAATCGTTTGGCAATTGATCGAAGGGGAGGCCGTCGGGCTGACCCTCTTGGCAGGCTGCTTGTTGCTATTCAAGAAGCGGGCCGGAATCGTACTGATCCATGCCGGCGTCGGCCTCATGATGTTCAACGAGTTGTTTGTGGACGTCACCGCGAAAGAGCCTCAGCAATTGACGGTGCGCGAAGGCCAGGCTCGGAATTTCGCGGAAGACAGCCGTACCTGCGAATTGGCCGTCGTCGATAAATCCGCTCCTAAGACTGACGATGTGGTCGTGATTCCGCAATCGAGGCTCCGCCCCGGCGACTTGATCCACGACGACAACCTGCCGTTCGACTTAAGAGTGCTCCAATTCATCGAGAATTCCGAGTTGGCCGATCCAGCCCCTGGTGACAAGACGATTGCGACCGCAGGCGCCGGCTTGGACAACATCGCCGTCGCGGTCAGTCCCGGCAAGGGGACCGATACGAGCAGCAAGGTCGACGTTGCCTCGGCGTACGTGGAACTCCTGAAGAAGGGGACTCACGATCCGGTCGAAACGCATCTCGTAAGCGTCAATCTGGAAAAGCCGGACCGGATCGAGTTCGACGGCAAGGAATACGAAATTGCCTTGCGTTTCAAGCGAGTCTACAAGCCGTATGTCGTGCGCTTGGTGAAAACGGAGGAAGTGGATTGGCCGGGCACGACCATGCCGCGCTATTACTCTTCGGATATTCACTTGGTTAGCACGAATTCTCCCGAGGATCGTCACGACCACATTTGGATGAATAATCCGCTGCGCTTTGGCGGCGAAACATTCTATCAGAGCGGCTTCACCCAGATCGGCGACGTGAAGTATTCCACACTGAGCGTAGTCGACAACACGGGTTGGATGATCCCGTACATCGGCTGCATGATCGTCGCCACCGGCCTGTTGGCGCATTTCCTCGGCGTGCTGCTGCGGTTCACGCGGCGATTGTCGCCCGGTCAGCAGAGCGCGTTGCAAGCAAGTGGAGGAATCCCGGCCGACGCGATCTTACTTTCAGAAAAGTCGGACCGCGCCGCGAAGCCTCTCTGGCTGTCCACCGCAGCCGATTTTTTCCCCTGGGTTGTGGTGGCCGTCTTGGCCGGATGGGCCCTCAGCAAAGCGATCGTTCCCGGCGCATCTCCGGACGCCATGCACCTCTTCGAATTCGGCGAGATCCCGGTGATGCACGAGGGGCGAATCAAGCCGATCGACACGCTGGCTCGCACTAGCCTCTGGGCGATCACGGACGCCCAAACGTATGTCGACGATCAGGGGCGCACTCGTCCGGCGATCGAGTGGTTGCTGGACGTGGTTGCCGATCCAGAAAGAGCCAATAAGCAGCAAGTGGTCCACATCGACAATCCCGATGTGCTCAACATGCTCGGCTTGCCGCGTCGGAAGAGTCTTCGCTACTCGATCGACGAATTGAGCGACCACATGCCCGACATGAAGCAGCAGGTGGACAAGGCCGAAGCAACGGACCCCGAGCGACGAAGCGCTTACCAGGAACGGATTCTCGACCTTGCCCGCCGGATCACGGCGTACATCGTGTTGCGCGAAGCATTTGACCCCACGCAGTTCCCGGGGCTGCCCAGCGAGCAAGAAATCAAAGAGAATCCCCGATCGGCATTCGACAGTACCTTGGAAATCAGCCATCAATGGGATAGGCCGGGTAAGAATAGTCAAGAGAAACCGAAGCCGCTGATCGTGCCGATGGACACGCTTGGTGGCGAATGGCACTCGTATGCGTCGGCCGTGGTGCTTGCCTACGTGAATGCGACGGCTCTCCAACAGCCGCCAGACGAAGCCACCCGTTCGCTCGCGTCGATGTTCAAAGCCTATGGAAAGCGCGATGTTGCCGGTTTTAACACCGAATTAGCGAAGTATCGCGCACAACTCGATGCCGCCCCGCCTAAGCCGTTCGAGCCGGCGGCGGTCAATTTCGAGGCGTTCTTCAATCATTTCGCTCCGTTCGAGTGCGCGTTTTGGCTCTATTTGTTCGCGATTGTGTTGGCGTGCCTGGGGCTGTTGGGATGGTTATTGGGGTGGAGCGGCCCGTTTAACAAAGCCGCCTTTGGCGTGATTGTCTTTGCGCTGGCGCTGCACACTTTTGCCGTGATCGCGCGGATTTATATTTCCGGATGGCCGCCGGTCACAACGCTTTACTCTGCTGCCGTGTTCATTGCATGGGCTGCAGTGTTGTTGGGCATCGTGCTGGAACTCGTGTATCGAATTGGCATTGGAAACCTGATTGCCGGAGCGGCAGGCGCCGTGGCCCTCGGCACTGCCCAATTGATCTTCGAGGTTTTGGATACCGGCAAGGATACAATCGTTGTGCCTGAGGCGGTGCTTGCCACGCAGTTTTGGTTGGGTACGCACGTCGTTTGCGTCTCGCTCGGCTACGCCACGACGTTCGTCGCCGCGCTGATCGGGTTTTCATATATCATGTTTGGTCTGTTTACGCCTCTCCTTGGATACCGTTTGGATCTTCGGACCATGAGCGTGGAACCCAGCTTAACGAACGCAAACCTTGGCCGCGGCGCGTCAGTCGGCACCACCACCATTGGCAAAGTGTTTGCCAATATGATTTACGGTTCCGTATGTTGCGCGATCTTTTTCAGCTTCGTCGGCACGGTGCTCGGCGGATTGTGGGCCGATGATTCTTGGGGCCGGTTTTGGGGTTGGGACCCCAAGGAAAACGGCGCCCTGATCATCGTGCTATGGAATGCACTTGTCTTGCACGCTCTCTGGGATGGGATCGTGAAGGATCGTGGCTTGGCCGTCTTAGCGCTTGGCGGAAACATCGCCATGATTTGGTCGTACTTCGGCGTGAATTTCTTGGGGGTCGGCTTGCATTCATACGGCTTCACCGACGCCGGGGTTTGGGTGGTGCCCGGCATCATCGTTGCATGCCATTTGGCGCTGATGGCGCTCGGCTCGATCCCAAGGCGGTTTTGGTGGAGCAATCGCGCGGCGGCCGCATGA